The Sporocytophaga myxococcoides genome window below encodes:
- a CDS encoding gliding motility-associated C-terminal domain-containing protein: VDLTASSKDFTGGTFTWSTGSTDNPLTVTTSGMYSVSFVSDEICASEVSDSIKVVVNPIPPKPEITSSGPLTFCDGGSVDLTASSSGFTGGTFTWSTGSTNNPLRVTTSGTYTVKYVSTNACPSDTSLSVTVTVNPIPPQPTFTADGPLAFCPGASVTLFAQSGNFSGTFKWFKETIALGSNPSITLAEAGNYHIYFTSDSGCASNLSRDFEIIHLPDNSPVDLGKDIITCNSYLDLYALTPAVGAGKWSVYNTNDAIIIGDPASDSIRVTGLEAGLTYSYIYTIKGGCGPDKSDTINITVGLPGFDIASIDTPMDTLCVGVARRVTVFAKGGSDHYSYEWINTKNMDTISTKLNYLDITPDGIDNYYLVYVKDLDQPGCQTFPDTISIHAIHKQALFIPNLITPNGDGKNDAFKIVEEKNYDNKMFPEGSFVEIYNRWGSRVYEAKNYDGTWKADNIADGIYYYYLKTGCGQDEYKGWLQILSNTDSDSRK; encoded by the coding sequence GTTGATCTTACTGCGAGCAGCAAGGACTTTACTGGGGGAACCTTTACCTGGTCGACCGGATCAACTGATAATCCTTTGACCGTCACTACTAGCGGAATGTACTCCGTAAGCTTTGTTTCTGACGAAATATGTGCTTCTGAAGTATCAGACAGTATTAAAGTGGTCGTTAATCCAATTCCTCCAAAACCGGAAATTACGTCCAGTGGTCCACTGACTTTCTGTGATGGTGGTTCAGTAGATCTTACTGCCAGCAGTTCAGGTTTTACAGGCGGCACCTTTACCTGGTCTACAGGTTCCACTAACAATCCATTAAGGGTAACCACATCAGGAACATACACAGTAAAATATGTTTCTACTAATGCTTGTCCATCCGATACCTCCTTATCTGTAACTGTGACAGTAAATCCGATTCCGCCACAGCCAACTTTCACTGCAGACGGCCCATTAGCCTTCTGTCCGGGAGCATCAGTGACATTGTTTGCTCAATCCGGAAATTTTTCGGGTACATTCAAATGGTTTAAGGAAACTATAGCATTAGGCAGTAATCCTTCCATTACATTAGCTGAAGCAGGTAATTATCACATATATTTTACTTCTGATTCTGGTTGTGCTTCAAATCTTTCAAGAGATTTTGAGATCATCCATTTACCGGATAATTCTCCGGTAGATTTAGGAAAGGATATTATAACCTGTAATTCTTATTTGGATCTATATGCTTTAACTCCTGCTGTAGGTGCTGGTAAATGGTCCGTCTACAACACCAATGATGCTATAATTATTGGAGATCCCGCATCAGATAGTATTCGTGTAACGGGCTTAGAAGCCGGATTAACCTATTCTTATATATATACCATTAAAGGGGGTTGTGGTCCTGACAAATCCGATACAATCAATATTACGGTCGGCCTTCCAGGATTTGATATAGCATCCATAGATACTCCAATGGATACTCTGTGTGTAGGTGTTGCAAGAAGAGTAACGGTTTTTGCTAAAGGTGGATCAGATCATTATAGTTATGAATGGATCAATACTAAAAACATGGATACAATATCTACCAAACTCAATTATTTAGACATTACTCCGGACGGTATTGATAATTACTATTTAGTATATGTAAAGGATTTAGATCAGCCTGGTTGCCAAACATTTCCAGATACAATAAGCATTCATGCGATCCATAAACAAGCTCTTTTTATTCCAAATTTAATTACACCTAATGGAGATGGTAAAAATGATGCCTTTAAAATTGTAGAAGAAAAGAACTACGATAATAAAATGTTCCCTGAAGGGTCTTTTGTTGAGATATATAATCGTTGGGGAAGTCGCGTATATGAAGCAAAAAATTATGATGGGACATGGAAAGCTGATAATATTGCAGATGGTATTTATTATTATTATTTAAAAACAGGTTGTGGTCAAGACGAATACAAAGGCTGGCTACAGATTCTATCTAATACCGATTCAGATTCCAGAAAGTAA
- a CDS encoding T9SS type A sorting domain-containing protein has translation MRVFLLNVFTLFLSLSVSGQWVKLTNPTTYKATFLMNQGDKVYASIGGAITVGEEELGHYKFYNLELANYRYSCATKWNKHVVTGSENGFVALYGDISIAERLFTKSIGSGEIYNIEIKDERVLFATATGIYISDDVLNTAQRITAGIPEVKTRQIRIINDKIYAASDSGLYVSENSGDHWKLLAFPRKKVNSVESLNDTIYSGTKAGLFFSTDEGKNWTPVPYFENKEVSKIFIDQSDLWLTSGYHIFKKLNGNWQEQYPGLPDQINSMVRVGSTIFLSSILGIVSKKDGEEWKTARLQNNLGDKRELATLASNGKHLIAGAEVGGVYLSKDFGISWEMKSPPAEAGATISSLHINNKSWFASNYMNTYRSQDSCKTWALAQQGLPSVPISDIKTFNDSLWVCTSAGLYLSMDQGDNWFQFLSSASNSIVKNSKGEILLTSGQKLLKAPFPYINWDTVTFSKNLTKLVQAGDTMYLSTAGDYLYRSFNGGSTWGKIFKGLNTSNANIYELTVNKEFAVISIENVIYVLRHASDQWTSFNQTLPFGDIRNLMILDNDLYTIVQFQGLFRRSLSDFDGPTSIDHPAHEKASGFYPNPAVSYIYLKNTSNVEQANLYDLSGKLIRSFADSEALDISGIEKGIFLIRITHKDKTETFERLIKY, from the coding sequence ATGAGAGTATTTCTATTAAATGTATTTACATTGTTTTTATCATTATCGGTTTCAGGTCAATGGGTAAAGTTAACGAATCCAACCACCTATAAAGCAACTTTTCTGATGAACCAGGGGGATAAGGTTTATGCCAGTATCGGAGGGGCAATCACAGTAGGAGAAGAAGAACTAGGCCATTATAAATTTTATAATCTGGAATTGGCAAACTACAGGTATTCATGCGCAACTAAATGGAATAAGCATGTAGTAACCGGAAGTGAAAATGGATTTGTTGCTTTATATGGAGATATCTCTATTGCTGAACGTCTTTTCACGAAGTCAATCGGAAGTGGAGAAATTTACAATATAGAAATCAAAGACGAAAGAGTTTTATTTGCAACAGCCACGGGTATCTATATTTCAGATGATGTATTGAATACTGCACAAAGAATAACAGCAGGTATTCCAGAGGTTAAAACCAGACAGATCCGGATCATCAATGACAAAATATATGCAGCTTCTGATTCCGGACTATATGTATCAGAAAACTCCGGTGATCACTGGAAACTACTCGCTTTTCCTCGGAAAAAAGTAAACAGTGTGGAAAGTTTAAATGATACAATCTATTCAGGTACTAAAGCTGGCTTATTTTTCTCAACTGATGAAGGTAAAAACTGGACTCCCGTTCCTTACTTCGAGAATAAAGAAGTCAGCAAAATTTTTATAGATCAGTCTGATTTGTGGCTTACTTCAGGATATCATATTTTTAAGAAACTAAATGGAAATTGGCAGGAACAGTACCCTGGGCTTCCTGATCAAATCAATTCTATGGTTCGTGTTGGCAGTACCATATTTCTGAGTTCAATATTAGGTATTGTTTCTAAAAAAGATGGAGAGGAATGGAAGACGGCCAGGCTTCAGAATAATTTAGGAGATAAAAGAGAACTTGCAACACTAGCCTCTAATGGAAAGCACTTAATTGCAGGGGCAGAGGTTGGAGGAGTTTATTTGAGCAAGGATTTTGGTATTTCCTGGGAAATGAAAAGTCCTCCTGCAGAGGCCGGCGCTACTATTAGCAGTCTGCATATAAATAATAAGAGTTGGTTTGCGAGTAATTATATGAATACCTATCGTTCACAAGATTCATGCAAAACCTGGGCTTTAGCACAACAAGGATTACCTTCCGTTCCTATATCAGATATTAAAACATTTAATGATTCTTTATGGGTCTGTACCAGTGCTGGTTTGTACTTGTCTATGGATCAAGGTGATAACTGGTTTCAGTTTTTGTCTTCAGCTTCAAATAGTATAGTCAAAAATTCAAAAGGGGAGATTCTCCTTACCAGCGGTCAGAAATTGTTAAAGGCACCATTTCCATATATAAATTGGGATACAGTTACTTTCAGTAAGAATCTTACAAAACTTGTGCAGGCTGGAGATACTATGTATTTGTCAACAGCAGGAGACTACCTTTACAGATCTTTTAACGGAGGTTCAACCTGGGGAAAAATCTTTAAAGGATTAAATACAAGCAATGCCAATATTTATGAATTAACAGTCAATAAAGAATTTGCTGTCATAAGTATTGAGAATGTTATTTATGTTCTTCGTCATGCTTCTGATCAATGGACTTCATTTAACCAAACATTACCTTTTGGAGATATAAGGAACTTGATGATTCTTGATAATGATCTTTATACTATCGTTCAATTTCAAGGCTTATTCAGAAGGTCACTTTCAGACTTTGATGGACCAACTAGTATTGATCATCCTGCCCATGAAAAGGCTTCAGGCTTTTACCCCAATCCTGCAGTCAGCTATATTTATTTAAAAAACACCTCAAATGTTGAACAAGCAAACTTATACGATTTGTCAGGAAAACTTATCAGGTCTTTTGCAGATAGCGAAGCTCTGGATATTTCCGGTATTGAAAAAGGAATTTTCTTAATACGGATTACCCATAAGGACAAAACTGAAACTTTTGAAAGGTTGATTAAATATTGA